A segment of the uncultured Desulfobulbus sp. genome:
CCAGCCCTCTTTGCCGAGATAGGCTGCCACGGGAGCATAACCATCGTAGTTTTTGTAGGTACGGCTCACACCTTCTTTCTTGGTCTTGGAATTATCCTGGGGGAAAACATCTACATCCAAAGGAATAAAACCGCTCCGGTAACCGAAAATTGGGGCTTCAAGTCGTTTGAGCATGGTTCGCGAACAACGATTAATTGTCGGAATAAGACGAGTCCCGGACTCATCGAGACGCTGCCGCAACCGCTCGACCGAAGGAATACGGACAATGCCAAGGGCGTGCTTGAAATAGTCGTCCTCTCGCATTGAAGCAATGGCCTGATAATCACTCTTCCCCAGACAAAGCAGGCCAAGATAGCTGCGAAGCACATCGATCTCGGCAATGCGGTCACTCCCCTTGGCTAAGCGGCCGGCATGGCGACCAAGGTCGCTGTGCCGGTTGATACAGGCACCGACCAGGGCCAGGCCGGTGTGGCTGGTGTAAAATTCTTCGTTGCTTTGCTCGAGGATAAATCGCTTCATGTTTTTACCTGTCGGGTGAATTTTTGTGACAGGTGTATGTTGCAATATTTTTATCGAAAAATCAACAATTTAGCTGTTAAGTTGTTGCAGTTTCATTGTTGAATTGTCACGGATTAAGGTTAATAGACTAAAAATCGACATCATCAATTCCAACAATATTGATCCCCACTCAACGGAGGGGCATCCGATACTTATGGCAAAGTGGCCTCGTCACACTTCAGGTACACGTCAGTATGGGAAATTAGCCCATACCAAACTTGCTGGCTTCGTAAAAAGTCGAAACGCTGAAAATCGTCTATCGAAAAATCAGCATGTTACGAAGCTCGAAACATCGTTCTCGGGACTTTTCACGAGAACGACATCCATGATTAGTATAGTCAAGGGGAAAACGGAGATTTCCCGTATCCCCCTGGTATTAAGCCAATTCAGCTTTGCCGCTGACCTGATCCTGCCTCTGCTTCGTTGGGAGCGGAGGCAGGAGGGACGTTCCGAGAATGGGCCAGAGTGTAGCTCGTCGGAGGAACGGCCCTCCGGCTGGAGCGGGTGCAAGCTCGGTGTAATACCTAGAGATTTTCAATCACTCACCGCAATCCGATCTTTTTCATCCTGTTCCATGGGCCAACGTGATCACGCGACCAGACATCCATTTGCTGCATTCGAGGCCGGATACGGTTCATGTTCTCCCTCTATCCTCTTTGACCTCGGCAGAAGATTGAGTTTGGGTCAACCCACCGGCCTCGAAACAATTTTATCGCAGTATCGCAAAATTCGCTTACAGAGTCGTTCTCGGCGAGGACCGACGGGAAGATCGTGGTTTTGGTAGAGCGTATGTTGTGCGTATAATTCTTCTAAGCTGCTTTTTGTTCCTCACGGAAAACGAAGTCGGTTTGGCTTTTGTCAACTGACATCATGTACGCCACCAGCCTTCTGGCCACGGCAAGCGTTGCCCTGTTTCGGTTGCCTTTGCCCAGTTCCCGTTGATGTACGGCTGCGAGTTGAGGATTCCAACGCGGTGCCAGTTTCGCGGCCTCGACCAAGATGGTCTGGAGGTTTTTGTTGCGTTTCTTGGAAATCGGCCCTCGCTGTTCCTTACCAGCGGATTCCCGTTGTGCACTGCACAGGCCACAATAACTGATTGCTTGGCGAATAGAGCTGAATCGTGACGGAGGCCCGACCTCAAGTACCCAGGTCAGCGCAGTAACCTCGCCAACTCCAGGAATAATCATCAATCGACCAACCCTTTCCTGGATTAAAGGATTTGTGCGCAAGGCCTGAAGTAGCCGTTTTTGAAAAGTTTGGAACATCTCAAATCCGCTACGGCTTAGCATGAGTAACTCCTTAACCGAAGATGGGACCTCATCAAGTCGATCCAATAACTCATGAAAATATTTTTTGCCTCGAAGGCGCTTTTTATTGTAGCCCGCTCCAACCTCCATCAGTAGACCGGACATTTTGTTGTGCATTCTGACCGCTGTTCGTAACAGGTGGTTGCGATATCGCAGAACCCGCCGCAGTTCCCTGATTTCTTGCGGAAGCATGGTGCATTCCGGTAAGAGGTTGACCCGCAGGAGATCGGCAATTCTTTCCGCATCGGCCCGATCGTTTTTTTCTTGGCAGCGGTGATAGCTCTGAGCATCTCAGGATGGGCCACTTTTAACTCAACGGCATAAGGTGCAAGAAAATCGTAGACCCAGCCAGTGAACATCGTGGCCTCCATCGCACCAATCCAAGGGCCAGGTAAGCCTTTTGCCCATGTTTTCAACGATGTTCTGTCAGAGGCTACCATTCCTTGCTCAATGAGTCGACCATCGATGGTTTTGATGCAGTAGGCAATCATCTTCTTGTGAAGATCCAGTCCGATAAAGTACCATCTATTCATAGAAACCTCCTTGTGGCGTATTTTGGGCGAGCTGGTTCTCGACCCAACAGTTGCTAATAGCATTATACCCACATGGAGGTTTCTCCCGTTTCAGGGACTTATGCATTCAAACAATTGTATCGTGTATCATTTTAGAAAGTGCCGTGCAAACCTCTTAACTCAATCAGCATACCATATTGCTTATGCCATCACGAATTGCAGGTAAACAACAGGTGTACCGTACATATATTGTCCTTCTGTTCTGCATGCTTTGTTGGGGTTCCGCCGGTTCTGCCGCGACCTATTACGTCTCAAGTGCAGTGGGCAACGATGACAATAGCGGCACCGCGCCCGACACGCCGCTGCAAACCATTCATGCTGTCAATACATTGACGCTGGCGCCCGGCGATACGGTGCGCTTCCGAAACGGCGACGTCTGGCAGGAAGAGATGCTCAAAATCACACATTCCGGAACCAGTGACAGCCCCATTACCTACGGCAGCTATTCCCAGGGCAGCAGCGTCGCCCCCTGTATCAGTGGCAGCAGACCGATAGTTGGCTGGACAGAGTATGCCGCAAATATCTATATGGCTGAGCTGAGTACTGGCGTAAATGCTGGAAATTTCCCTTATGGAATCAATCAACTTTTCAACGGGGATCGACGCCTTCCCATGGGCCGCTGGCCAAATATCGAGGCCAACGACGACGGTGGCTACTCAACAATAGACGCAGCAGCTGCTACCAATCAACTCACAGACAATGAGCTCCCCCCTGTTGACTGGACCGGTGGCATTACCCATATCAAGGGGATGCGCTGGTATATACTGAATCGTGAGATAGCCAGCAGTTCCGGGACAACTCTGCACCTCACCAATGCTGCCGAATGCTGGAACAGTTCATGTAGTGGATGGGGGTATTTCATCAACAATCATCTCAACACCCTCGATACCGAGGGAGAATGGTTCTACGATGGATCGACCTCTCGTGTCTACCTGTACAGCTCTCTGGGAACACCCGCAAACGGGGCTCTTGAAGGTTCTGTGGTTATGACCGATGACGACCGAAGCTGGGGACTCGTCCTGCTCGGCCAGGATCTTGCCGACCATGTCCATGATGTGGTCATTGAAAATTTACAGCTCAAAAACGGGTATCGTCATGGCATTGCCACTCCGACAAATTACAGAAACTACGAGCCCTCCAACATAACCATCCAAAACAACACGATTAAAGATGTTGACGGCATTGGCATCAACCTGGCGGCGTGGGTCTATAGCGCACTTGATGGTGCAGATGGCTGGCGAGGTGGACACAACA
Coding sequences within it:
- a CDS encoding IS110 family transposase yields the protein MHNKMSGLLMEVGAGYNKKRLRGKKYFHELLDRLDEVPSSVKELLMLSRSGFEMFQTFQKRLLQALRTNPLIQERVGRLMIIPGVGEVTALTWVLEVGPPSRFSSIRQAISYCGLCSAQRESAGKEQRGPISKKRNKNLQTILVEAAKLAPRWNPQLAAVHQRELGKGNRNRATLAVARRLVAYMMSVDKSQTDFVFREEQKAA